A portion of the Salmo trutta chromosome 1, fSalTru1.1, whole genome shotgun sequence genome contains these proteins:
- the LOC115162214 gene encoding leucine-rich repeat and fibronectin type-III domain-containing protein 2-like, translated as MDHILCCLLVLGTAVLMAHACPKYCVCQNLSESLGTLCPSKGLLFVPLDIDRRTVELRLGGNYILRITQQDFANMTDLVDLTLSRNTISYIQPFSFSDLETLRSLHLDNNRLIELGPDDLRGLVNLQHLILNNNQLGHISDRALEDLAPSLEDLDLSYNNLRSLPWDSVKLMVSLHQLSLDHNLLDFIPEGTFTDLERLARLDLTSNRLQKLPPDPIFARAQDSVMMTTPYAPQLSLGIGGNPLHCNCEVLWLRRLDRDDDQETCASPSNLKGRYFWYVREEEFVCEPPLITQHTHRMLVLEGQMASLRCEAIGDPTPTIHWMAPDDRVLGNSSRTVVYGNGTLEILITTSKDYGTFTCIAANVAGESTASVDLSIIQLPHLSNGTGQASQPKSRLSDITGTTRISKGVPKTPLEKVVTVSEVTAISALVKWTVSKAAPKVKMYQLQYNCSDDEVLIYRMIPASSQAFLVTNLVSGTKYDLCVLAAWDDTATTLTATNVVGCAQFFTRDDYTQCQSLHSQFLGGTMILVVGGIIVATLLVFIVILMVRYKATDHEGGGIGGSGKLTSVSDTHSQNNGGRLGQNGVPLPLPKPKAKVTLQDEVVEFKCGSLQSTSSSSSSGDSVVGEGSYSPNSTLAIMWRQAAPSKPRANLDHLLGAFNSLELRGAQGRGDLGEPSSSSSTPVAGGDRPHTDREPLLGRTMDSRLSRLLMLSHDSKPKRSQSFDMGDCMDTDQQRDQAMASSTSTATTPVCSYPRRISNIWTKRSLSVNGMLLQCDEEGDLGGSKGTFDSQEWVMESTV; from the exons ATGGACCACATCCTCTGTTGCCTGCTGGTCCTGGGAACCGCAGTGTTGATGGCCCACGCATGCCCAAAGTACTGTGTGTGCCAGAACCTGTCCGAGTCCCTGGGGACCCTGTGTCCTTCCAAAGGCTTGCTCTTTGTCCCACTGGACATCGACCGGCGCACTGTGGAGCTCCGGCTGGGCGGAAACTACATCCTCCGCATCACCCAGCAGGACTTTGCCAACATGACCGACCTGGTGGACCTGACGCTCAGCCGCAACACCATCAGCTACATCCAGCCCTTCTCCTTCAGCGACCTGGAGACCCTGCGCTCCTTACACCTGGACAACAACCGCCTCATAGAGCTGGGTCCCGATGATCTCCGGGGCCTGGTCAACCTACAGCACCTCATCCTTAACAACAACCAGCTGGGGCACATCTCAGACCGGGCCTTGGAAGACCTGGCACCCTCCCTAGAGGATCTGGATCTGTCTTACAACAACCTGAGGAGCCTGCCCTGGGACTCAGTCAAGCTGATGGTCTCTCTCCACCAGTTGAGTCTTGACCATAACCTCCTGGACTTCATCCCTGAGGGGACCTTTACTGATCTAGAGAGACTGGCTCGCCTGGATCTCACCTCCAACCGACTGCAGAAGCTGCCCCCAGACCCCATCTTTGCCAGGGCCCAGGATTCAGTGATGATGACCACTCCCTACGCCCCCCAGCTGTCCCTTGGCATCGGTGGAAACCCCCTGCATTGTAACTGTGAGGTGCTGTGGCTGCGGCGGCTGGATAGGGACGATGATCAGGAGACATGCGCTTCCCCTTCCAACCTGAAGGGGCGCTACTTCTGGTATGTGAGGGAGGAGGAGTTTGTGTGCGAGCCACCCCTCATCACTCAGCACACCCACAGGATGCTGGTGCTGGAGGGCCAGATGGCCAGCCTGAGGTGCGAGGCCATTGGAGACCCCACCCCCACCATCCACTGGATGGCCCCCGACGACCGTGTCCTTGGCAACTCGTCCAGAACCGTCGTCTACGGCAACGGCACACTGGAGATTCTCATCACCACCTCCAAGGACTACGGTACCTTCACCTGCATCGCGGCCAATGTGGCTGGGGAGTCCACCGCCTCAGTGGATCTGTCAATCATCCAGCTGCCCCACCTCAGCAACGGCACCGGTCAGGCCTCACAGCCCAAGTCCCGCCTCTCGGACATCACCGGCACCACCAGGATAAGCAAGGGAGTTCCAAAGACCCCCCTGGAGAAAGTGGTCACTGTGTCAGAGGTGACGGCCATTTCAGCCTTGGTTAAGTGGACCGTCAGCAAGGCAGCGCCCAAGGTAAAGATGTACCAGCTCCAGTACAACTGTTCCGATGATGAAGTCCTCATCTACAG GATGATCCCAGCCTCCAGCCAAGCCTTCCTGGTGACCAACCTGGTGTCGGGGACCAAGTACGATTTGTGTGTCCTGGCCGCCTGGGACGACACCGCCACCACCCTGACGGCCACCAACGTGGTGGGCTGTGCCCAGTTCTTTACCCGCGATGACTACACACAGTGCCAGTCTCTCCACAGCCAGTTTCTGGGGGGCACCATGATCCTGGTGGTGGGTGGCATCATCGTGGCGACGCTACTCGTCTTCATCGTTATCCTGATGGTGCGCTACAAGGCCACCGATCATGAGGGGGGTGGCATCGGGGGGAGCGGCAAGCTGACCAGCGTTAGTGACACCCACTCACAGAACAATGGGGGCCGGCTGGGACAGAACGGCGTGCCCCTTCCCCTGCCCAAACCAAAGGCCAAAGTGACCCTCCAGGATGAGGTGGTGGAGTTTAAATGTGGTTCCCTCCAGAGCACCTCGTCCTCATCCTCGTCGGGGGACTCGGTGGTCGGGGAGGGTTCCTACAGCCCCAACAGCACCCTGGCCATTATGTGGAGGCAGGCTGCCCCCTCTAAGCCCAGGGCAAACCTGGATCACCTGCTGGGGGCCTTCAACTCCCTAGAGCTCCGGGGGGCCCAGGGCAGGGGAGACCTGGGGGAGCCCTCATCCAGCAGTAGCACTCCGGTGGCGGGTGGCGATAGGCCCCACACGGACAGAGAGCCCCTGCTGGGCCGGACAATGGACTCGCGGCTGAGCCGGCTGCTCATGCTGTCTCATGACTCCAAACCAAAAAGGAGCCAGTCGTTTGACATGGGGGACTGTATGGATACAGATCAACAAAGAGACCAAGCGATGGCCTCTAGCACCTCCACTGCCACCACGCCGGTGTGCAGTTACCCGCGGCGCATCAGCAACATCTGGACTAAGAGGAGCCTGTCTGTGAACGGCATGCTGCTACAGTGTGACGAGGAAGGGGATTTGGGGGGGAGCAAGGGGACCTTCGACAGCCAAGAGTGGGTCATGGAGAGTACCGTCTAG